Within the Mixophyes fleayi isolate aMixFle1 chromosome 5, aMixFle1.hap1, whole genome shotgun sequence genome, the region AACtatctattttccaaacagggccccagaaTTCCAGGATATGTCCAAGCAGCAGCTGGGCTTcttgtcttcttgcttctttctctAGTGtgcaagaagggggggggggggtagtggtGGTCGCTCATGTCCTGTCTTGCCGAGGCCACTAAAATATCCAGTTATGGCTTTGGGTATTATACATATGTAAGGTTGTGAATCCCTCAGAGCCTCACCTCCCAGAGTCAAACATGAATTGTCAGCCGTTTGGCAAGAGTGTTAGTAAAGGCTACCGAGATCTAATCTCCCCCATAGTTTAGATCTCAGTAGCAGCAGAGGAAATTGTGGCCAACAGTGTAAAGGAGGCCAGAGAAGGTTACCAGCATCTGGGGGGAAGTGTGCCCCTTACCAATTCCTGGTGTGATACCCGATTAGGAACTGGCAAGTACAACAAAATAGTTGGCTCTACACTCTTTCCCAGTCAACAGTCGCTGCTCCGATGAAGCAGGTGCAGTCATCAGACTCCTGCAGATGCTGATGTCCTGACCACCATTCACAGATTTGTGAAACAAGTCTATGGGGTAGGTATGGTATAAGGAGACACCTGGTACAAGGCATCGGTTGTCTCAGACTGTGCAGCTAGAACCGCCTGAATGGAAGAAATGCCTCAGTAGTAATCACAGGTGTCCCAACAGTGTCATGCCTTTCCTAGTGTCCTCCACCAAGGTATGCCAAGCCTTCGGACAgtccctggggtaaatgtatctagctgagagttttctggtgggtttgaaaaaacaatcagattctagctatcatttattttgtacattctacagaaggatagctagaatctgattggttgctataggcaatatctacacttttcaaacccaccggaaaactttcagcttgatacatttacctcgcTATCTCTATTTTAGGCTAATATATAGTTAGGCAATCTCTTTTGCAATAAATGGTTCCAGGGACAGTAATTACTTTGCTCAGAGCTCCTTTTACTGAAATCCATCACCTCTAGAACAGAACTGGCAGATAATACTTAGAAAGCCcattattataaaatacattaatggAATATGAAAAGATCTTaagatttgcatatatatatatatatatatatatatatatatatatatataaagttcccATACTATGACATTTGAAATCATAATGTTCCTTATGATTTAAGTGAGTTTGCTGTCCTCTGTATCTTTAATTAGAAGCTTTCCCAATGTACTCTCACATGAAGCAAATATTTCCCAATGTACTTTCACATGAAGCAAATTACATTTCAGAGTTAAACCTGTCACCCATGGGCTCGTCCTGTCATTTGGCCCAAGTGTCAAGAGGCAGAAATAGTGTCCAATTTGGTGTGAAACGTAGATGGTGAAGCCAGATCACTTCTGGTGTACATTGGAATCTGTTATCAAGTCAATTGCTTAATATCGTCAGTGATTATGCAATGTGGCCAGTCTTAGTAGCCCTTTAAGACGATAATTATCATACTGTTGAATAAGTGCACATCAGATGAATCAAGATAGTTGTTTATGAATGTATGCATGTGATCAGACAACGTTAACTATCATGCACTGATAGGTTGATATCATCTTATCTTATATTCAGGAAAAACTGTTAATTTGTATTTACAATTGGGTCATTATTACAGACCTGTTTTATAGAGTGAGCAGAAAATCAAGATACATCAATTTCCTTTTTAACTAAATAAATGTCACTGCATTGTTGATCcttgtgtttgtttatattttattgatgataacagttttaatatatattacagttaCATTACACTGTTGTATTATAAATTCACTACAAATGTCCTGTTCATTCACTGTATTCTACTGCATTATACTGTAGTATTAAGTGCACCCATTGGTTACATACATTGGAGGGAGTCCTTTTATGGGCTTAACCAATATCCATGACAATATAGCTTGTCAGTCCACGTTTGTGCTTCAGTGATATCCCTAAGATTCTCATTGATGTTTGATCTGCCCACAAATGTGCAGCCTCCAGTATGTGAAAGTGACGAGTGCACTTGAAATCATGATTATACTAAAAATGCCCAAATGGCAGATGTAGTAATACATTGCAACTTCATATTTATTGCTAGCAAATtcatagaaatacaaatatatatacataatggtGATCACATAATTAAAGGGAACATATTCCCAAAACCATATTTTTATGGACATTTAGATAGAAttgaaggtttaatttaaatgcACACTTTCATTATATTGCTACAATCACTCCTAGCTTGTTAGCTTTACCCTGTCTGTAAGGAGAGCACTGGATTGCTCCAACAGGTGAATATGTATGGAGTTTGCAATAATGATGCAGGCTAATTAACTGGGTTTGACACTATAAGGTGAATTTTTTTCACTGGAAAAGTAAGGTGCAAGCAGATATGAGAAAAGGACACCTGAATGTCACATTGCTTTTTAATGAATTTCCAAATATTTACTttaatgtgttacatataaaccTAGCTTTCTGGCAGTTTCTGATATCCGTGGAATTTTCTTCTGAGGGAATGGATAATAAAACACTTTCTCTGTGGGGGAAGTGGGCTTGGAAGTGGGAAAGTGATCCTGACTCCATAATGCAGGAATTGGGTGTCTGAGAGAAGGTTTCCTGTACATGCTGTTAATAGAGTTCTTATCCTCCGTCAACTCTTGTGTTTCCATTGCCTCTGTACTGTGTGCTGGGTGTTTAATAGGCTGGCTTTCAGAACTCAGCAGTCTGTCTAACAATAAACTTTTGTCAATTTCTTTCTCGTGTTCTCCAGTCCCTTTTGTAAGAGCAGGTTGACAATCCAGCTGCACCATGCGGTGAATGTTCAGGTGTGCATGCCATGTGCCATTTCTCTCCTTCAGATAGTTCTTATCCAGCAGTTCTAGGGTGACTTTTTTTACAGGGGTCTTTTCTTTAAATGCCTTTAGTTTCCTGACTTTCTCATTGACTGGGATGGTGCTTAAAACTGGTTCTCCTgatattaattcatttttacCTGTAAATGAAACACATGTTACTTGAGTTGGGTTGTGGTCCAAAAAAAGCCAGAAAAACCtttctgaaacattttttttatttatgtgtataaTTCATCTACCCACACTGGAGCCATTTAGTGGGCTCTGCCAATGATTATGACAATGCAGGGTCATCACCTGTTCATTAAGAACCTATGACATCATTGAGACTAGTACTCTATGTAGTTCTTTCATCCATTTTGcctggggaggagggaggggggcagttGTAATAACAGTTATAACCAATCGAAATTCTGCCTCATGATTACTGCAGTGGCTCCAGATCAGACGCCTCATAATAGACATCTTTTGTGGGGAATGTCCGAATAAGCAAGGTGGTATCTGATTGGATGCCACCACACCAATCACAGAGTAGTTGGAGAGGGAAGGAGCAGGGGGAATTCAATAGTACTTGCCAGGCTGCATCCTCTTGAATGGTCTTTACAAATGGTGGCCACAGGTAGACTAGGGATATTTAGTACTCACAGCTTAGGCTGTGGACGCTCCGTGACACATGGCTAGATTTTCACATGAAACCCCTTTGGTTTACTACTTAGACCCACCCAATTAGCCATGCAGATCCAGTGGCAAAGTAATAGTTTAAAGTCAACTGAAGGTGGAAAACCCTGGAATAACGACAGACAAAGTAGTTATATCAGTGCACCATATGATATTGCTGCCAGTTTCTTGCTGTTTATATATAGTGATTGGCTGTGCTACAATATAAATATCTTGCACTTTACTTTTGGTATTAgcattgagtcattaaggaactcGAAAGATCTCACAGGTTTTGTTCCTTACAGATTAACAAAACAGTTAAAAGTTATTTCAAAGGAAGCAACATTTAACATAATTGGCATGATTTACAGTTAAACGTAAAAGATGCCCATTGGTGCATAGGCTAATATATATctgcacacttagggctagatttactaagcggcaggtttgaaaaagtggggatgttgcctatagcaaccaatcagattctagctgtcatttatttagtaccttctacaaaatgacagctagaatctgattggttgctataggcaatatccccactttttcaaacccgcagcttagtaaatctagcccttagtttccttgtaaaaaaaaaatgcaatcttGAATATAATAGATAGATGTGTCCAGGGCAAAtatatgaccatcatcatcatcattaactcaATAAATTGCACTTGTCTTGTCTAGGCGCAGAATTTACGCTTGTTAAggcatgttttttaaaaatacttgttACCCAAAATAAGACAGATCTCAATGGGGCATGACTAAATTACATCTGCACCATTTACAGCACTTCACTTGCACACCCCTGATCTGCCAAATTTTATATGCCATGCAAAATTAGGATGACCAAATTCACTTGAATCCATctctaaataaatgtgtataatatCTCTTGAACTTTATCTACATAGGGCGTGTTCAGGGGTTAATTGAATATTATTTACCAAGCCGCGTTGGCACATACAGATTTCTATTAGGTAACCTTGTACACGTGGCAGTAAATACTGTGTTTTGGAGCGAATCCATTATCTAGATTAAACAAATCCCAGCTATACTGTGTCTAGCTATTTTACATTTGTTGCGTATCACTGAACACAATGGCAGTTCTGTGTTTTACAACCCTAAAGATGGTAAAGCTGTACTCCAGGTAAAAAAAAGCTATTACTACTAACAGACCACACCCCAAATAATTGAACTGCAGTTGTCCCATCCCCatgatcaggggagggctggcaaattttaacttGGGGATGGCAAGACTCAGCTCAAAAAATGCAAGGGTCCCAGTGACTCAGcgcaaggtagcccattatgggaccggcctggggggcacaagcccctcttcccccccaacccagcctgcccttgCCCACGATTGCATTTGATATTTCAGCAGATATTAACCCTTGCTGGCATGTAGTTGCTTCTCCAGCCAGGTCAGCCTGGACAATCTTGATGATTTTGACTATAAAGGGTATCTTAAAGCTCTCTACTAATAAAGTTCTGTAGGGACTTAGCATGTTAGTTTCTGCCTTATAGTGACTCTCTGTGCATCACCTTAGAGGACTGCTACATTAGTTATTAAAGTGCAGTGCTCCGTCTTTATACTGCATTGCCTTTATTCTGTCAATATTACTTACAGCCAGGTCTCTTAACAAATGTGAattacaaaatatacaaatagaTAAAGTATATGCATTTCAAACAGTCACCTTCACAACACCACCATATTTATAATACCAAtttaaaatctctttattttataattgtatATTCTCACAAGTTTTCAATGAGTTTTTCTGTAGGAATCAAATTAACATTTCTTCTTTGTAGTTAATTACATTCATGAGGTAAATAAACTTAATACATGATGTTCAAATACAGGAGGAAAGCACTGAGAAGGTTACTGTTATGTGAAGATCTTTAAACCAATCCtagacatttttaaatattttataaaagaaaaaatgaagagcagcatatatttttaaatgtcataGCATTATTACACAAGATTCATCTTGAAGTTCTAACATCGTTACGATACGGGCACTGTATCCGAAACACAATGActatatgtacagtatttttGTTGATAGTAACACTTGAGAATTTAAAAAAGTAGACTTCAACATTCCAAAATGTCATTGAATAAAACTCATACACCATGAGCTTGAAAACTTGAAATTGCATCAAAACCATGGTGTGTGCATTTCTATTATTGGAAACATCGTTACTACAGGACTGTAGGTAGCCAACAAATTGCTTCAATGTGTTTgcatgtttttctatattttcctgGCTTTCCACTAGTGCAGTGTTTCTTAGCTTCTGTCATCACGCACCACAGACAGGAGCTTCACAGCTGATATTTTGAGGATTTTGGTCTTTGGAAACAGATAGTATAATTACtgacctgtgcatgattaaagaaatcttgAATGCATGAACTGCTGGGAGCCCATGAGGACAGAAACACTGCACTAGTGGAACATACAGTATGCTATACTAAGCGGATTTGGTTAAGAATAAATATATCAGTTATTTCA harbors:
- the C5H9orf152 gene encoding uncharacterized protein C9orf152 homolog; protein product: MAGWCCCLEQFSLWEQMVKAYKYMTEILSVSHTYKDPADGIRKQSKMDISRLEEQYYCIKQKQKLQTHIIVFKAGKNELISGEPVLSTIPVNEKVRKLKAFKEKTPVKKVTLELLDKNYLKERNGTWHAHLNIHRMVQLDCQPALTKGTGEHEKEIDKSLLLDRLLSSESQPIKHPAHSTEAMETQELTEDKNSINSMYRKPSLRHPIPALWSQDHFPTSKPTSPTEKVFYYPFPQKKIPRISETARKLGLYVTH